One Thermus sp. CCB_US3_UF1 DNA window includes the following coding sequences:
- a CDS encoding phosphoadenylyl-sulfate reductase, producing the protein MDKVKAVKTLVGEALAQSQNPCFTCSFQAEDVAVLHLLLELRPDIPVLFLDTGYHFPEVYAYRDEMQRRLGFCLVNLTPALSREEQERRYGNLYQSDPHRCCQIRKVEPLFQALEAYDTWFTGLRREQSPTRAHLQPLEEALLPSGHRLKKVNPLYDWSLKEVFAYLAVQGLPYLPLYDQGYLSIGCAPCTAKPLDPNDPRSGRWAGKGKLECGIHLHGKEG; encoded by the coding sequence ATGGACAAGGTAAAGGCCGTCAAGACCCTGGTAGGGGAAGCCCTGGCCCAAAGCCAGAACCCCTGCTTCACCTGCAGCTTCCAGGCCGAGGACGTGGCGGTGCTCCACCTGCTTCTGGAGCTCAGGCCCGACATCCCCGTCCTTTTCCTGGACACCGGCTACCACTTCCCCGAGGTCTACGCCTACCGGGACGAGATGCAAAGGCGTCTGGGCTTCTGCCTGGTGAACCTCACTCCCGCCCTTTCCCGGGAGGAGCAAGAGCGCCGCTACGGCAACCTCTACCAGAGCGACCCCCACCGTTGCTGCCAAATCCGCAAGGTGGAGCCCCTTTTCCAGGCCCTGGAGGCCTACGACACCTGGTTCACGGGGCTGAGGCGGGAGCAATCCCCCACCCGGGCCCACCTCCAACCCCTGGAGGAGGCCCTTCTCCCCTCGGGCCACCGCCTCAAGAAGGTGAACCCCCTTTACGACTGGAGCCTTAAGGAGGTCTTCGCCTACCTGGCAGTGCAAGGCCTCCCCTACCTGCCCCTTTACGACCAGGGCTACCTCTCCATCGGCTGCGCCCCCTGCACGGCCAAGCCCCTGGACCCCAATGACCCCCGCTCGGGGCGTTGGGCAGGGAAGGGCAAGCTGGAGTGCGGCATCCACCTGCACGGGAAGGAGGGATAG
- a CDS encoding sulfite exporter TauE/SafE family protein, which translates to MAFLLGFLIAFAIGVTGVGAGTITAPLLILLLGLPPEVAVGTALLFGFLVKVPAGGVYLLRRQVDAQALFRLLLGGVPGVLLGSVLLTGLKGAKDLILLLVGLTVAVSAGLGLWRSLKGNPRGQERPGLLPPGAFGIGLEVGFSSAGAGALGTLLLLYATRLSPQKVVGTDLLFGLVLALLGGGVHLLLGQVDPGLLLGLSAGGVLGAGAGALFATWLPREPLRLVLLLWLLFIGGQLVYRGVAHG; encoded by the coding sequence ATGGCCTTTCTTCTGGGCTTTCTCATCGCCTTCGCCATCGGGGTCACGGGGGTAGGGGCAGGCACCATCACCGCCCCCCTCCTCATCCTTCTCCTGGGGCTTCCCCCGGAGGTGGCTGTGGGCACGGCCCTCCTCTTCGGCTTCCTGGTGAAGGTACCCGCGGGTGGGGTTTACCTCCTGCGGCGACAGGTGGACGCCCAGGCCCTTTTCCGCCTCCTCCTCGGGGGGGTGCCGGGGGTGCTTTTGGGAAGCGTCCTCCTCACGGGCCTCAAGGGGGCCAAGGACCTCATCCTCCTGCTGGTGGGGCTCACCGTGGCGGTCTCGGCGGGGCTCGGGCTTTGGCGCAGCCTCAAGGGCAACCCCAGGGGTCAGGAAAGGCCCGGGCTACTGCCCCCTGGGGCCTTTGGCATCGGCCTCGAGGTGGGCTTCTCCTCTGCCGGGGCAGGGGCTTTGGGCACCCTTCTCCTCCTTTACGCCACCCGCCTTTCCCCCCAGAAGGTGGTGGGCACGGATCTCCTCTTCGGCCTGGTCCTGGCCCTGCTGGGCGGGGGGGTGCACCTCCTCCTGGGCCAGGTGGACCCCGGCCTCCTCCTCGGCCTGAGCGCGGGCGGGGTCCTGGGGGCGGGCGCGGGGGCCCTTTTCGCCACCTGGCTCCCCCGGGAACCCTTGCGGCTGGTCCTCCTCCTCTGGCTCCTTTTCATCGGCGGGCAGCTGGTCTACCGGGGGGTGGCCCATGGGTAG